In Gopherus evgoodei ecotype Sinaloan lineage chromosome 21, rGopEvg1_v1.p, whole genome shotgun sequence, a single window of DNA contains:
- the LOC115638405 gene encoding olfactory receptor 6B1-like, which yields MYFFLSNFFSFMEIWYNIVTVPKMLSSFMVERTTISVLGCIIQFYAFFCLETTECMFLGVMAYDHYYIAICYPLHYSTLMNKKVCTWLAVGSWVSGFIGNLPLTISTTQFFFCSPNKINHFFCNLASVLNLSCTDTSVSEMVFFTFAWVIILCSFLLTIVSYCYIISTICRMPSTIGRQRAFSTCASHLIVVTIFYSTVTFMYVWPTVRYTFQADKVVSVFYCVVTPLLNPVIYNLWNKEVKEALRRMLCSRRRLNWKNFGLIDWDS from the coding sequence atgtacttcttcctgagcAACTTCTTCTCTTTTATGGAGATCTGGTACAACATAGTCACCGTGCCCAAGATGCTGTCCAGCTTCATGGTGGAGAGGACCACCATATCTGTGTTGGGCTGCATCATCCAATTCTATGCCTTCTTCTGCTTGGAAACCACAGAGTGCATGTTTCTGGGTGTAATGGCTTATGATCACTACTACATTGCCATCTGCTACCCGCTGCATTACAGCACTCTGATGAACAAAAAGGTCTGCACCTGGCTGGCTGTTGGCTCTTGGGTGAGTGGTTTCATTGGCAATTTGCCTCTCACCATCTCTACCACTCAGTTCTTCTTCTGCAGCCCCAACAAGATCAACCACTTCTTCTGCAACCTGGCATCAGTGCTGAACCTCTCATGCACAGACACCTCAGTCAGCGAGATGGTATTCTTCACCTTCGCCTGGGTCATCATCCTCTGCTCCTTCCTGCTCACTATAGTGTCCTATTGctacatcatctccaccatctgcAGGATGCCCTCCACCATTGGCAGACAACGGGCCTTTTCCACCTGCGCCTCCCACCTCATCGTGGTCACCATTTTCTACAGCACTGTCACCTTCATGTATGTCTGGCCCACGGTGCGCTACACCTTCCAGGCGGACAAGGTAGTCTCTGTCTTCTACTGTGTAGTCACCCCGCTCCTCAACCCTGTCATCTACAACCTGTGGAACAAGGAAGTGAAGGAGGCACTGAGGAGAATGCTGTGCAGCAGAAGAAGGCTAAATTGGAAGAACTTTGGACTCATTGACTGGGATAGTTAA